Proteins from a genomic interval of Natronorubrum sediminis:
- a CDS encoding thiolase domain-containing protein: MEARATVVGAGMTKFGPHDQPLSELFADAALPALDDAGIDRNEIDAFYLGNTLGGMTENESHLAPAVASHIGLRGIPCQRFEDACATSSSAFKHAVQAVENGIHDTVLIGGVERCTPTTGKETDEMTEIFASATHRQYEQPTGITFPGVFALLTKRHMYDHGTTREQLAEVAVKNQHHGSMNPRAHFGGDATVEDVLESPIIADPFRLMDCCPFSDGASAVVVTSADLADSYDGEGVMVTGIGHATDIVPVADKQGLTETTAARDAATEAYRQAEIDADDVDFAEVHDCFTGAEVIAIEALGLVPDGDGGVAAAEGRTALDGETPVNPSGGLKAKGHPIGATGTAQIVELTEQLRRDVGERQVEDAETAIAHNLGGDTATTFVTVMEATP; the protein is encoded by the coding sequence ATGGAAGCACGAGCCACAGTCGTAGGGGCCGGTATGACGAAATTCGGTCCTCACGACCAACCACTGTCGGAACTGTTCGCCGACGCCGCTTTGCCGGCGCTCGACGACGCTGGCATCGACCGAAACGAAATCGACGCGTTCTATCTCGGGAACACGCTCGGTGGAATGACGGAAAACGAGTCCCACCTCGCGCCCGCAGTGGCGAGTCACATCGGTCTTCGAGGGATCCCCTGTCAACGATTCGAAGACGCCTGTGCAACCTCCTCGAGCGCGTTTAAACACGCCGTTCAGGCGGTCGAAAACGGAATTCACGACACCGTATTGATCGGCGGCGTCGAGCGGTGCACGCCGACGACAGGGAAAGAGACCGACGAAATGACCGAGATTTTTGCCAGCGCGACTCACCGCCAATACGAACAGCCCACGGGCATTACGTTTCCCGGCGTCTTCGCATTGCTAACCAAGCGTCACATGTACGACCACGGAACGACTCGAGAACAACTCGCCGAGGTCGCAGTCAAAAACCAACACCACGGAAGCATGAATCCGCGCGCCCATTTCGGTGGGGATGCAACGGTCGAAGACGTCCTCGAGAGTCCGATCATCGCAGACCCGTTCCGCCTTATGGACTGTTGTCCGTTCTCGGACGGCGCGTCCGCGGTCGTCGTCACGTCCGCCGACCTCGCGGACAGCTATGACGGAGAGGGCGTGATGGTGACTGGCATCGGTCACGCAACGGATATCGTCCCGGTCGCCGATAAGCAGGGGCTGACCGAGACGACGGCTGCACGGGACGCGGCAACGGAAGCGTACCGACAAGCCGAGATCGATGCCGACGACGTTGATTTCGCCGAAGTTCACGACTGCTTCACCGGTGCGGAGGTAATCGCAATCGAGGCGCTCGGACTCGTTCCTGACGGAGACGGGGGCGTCGCAGCGGCCGAGGGTCGCACGGCGCTCGACGGCGAGACCCCGGTCAACCCCAGCGGTGGACTTAAAGCGAAGGGACATCCGATCGGTGCCACCGGTACCGCTCAGATCGTCGAACTCACCGAACAACTCCGCCGCGACGTCGGAGAGCGACAGGTCGAGGATGCGGAGACCGCCATCGCACACAACCTCGGTGGCGATACTGCGACGACGTTCGTAACCGTCATGGAGGCCACACCATGA
- a CDS encoding acyl-CoA synthetase, which produces MLTGDEYESVYESYDWDAILDSYDWDAPAELNMAHEACDRHAGSGNVGFAWVSKDGALSEYTFAELRDASNRVANALTELGVEKGDRVTTLLPKIPETIVTVLGVWKTGAIHVPLFTAFEKQALEFRINDCEPDLLLYHTDHDETVAELDIDVGPEFIAVGDEEGDASDYSYDELVDRQSSEFDVVRTSMDDPSTMQYTSGTTGPPKGVVMSHKVLPILYPHTTYAMDVTEDDVVWGAADPSWSYGLFTAGFSPMALGATRVLHSGQFDAERWVEILDEHDITVMGAAPSAYRGIIAAGADLLEGHSFESLRVLSSAGEALNPEVNNWFEDNFGLKVHDTYGLTEAGMIVNNYAGLDMDVKIGSMGRPCPGYEVELLDPETREPVGTDELGEVAVKPRKWVLMEEYWGMPEKTEDAFHDGWLLTDDLARKDDDGYFWYEGRSDDVIISSGYRIGPFEVESSLMEHPIVAEAAVIGVPDEQRGQLVKAFVVPVETPDDAESTLEDLQSHVKERLARHAYPREIEFIDELPTTATGKVQRYKLEEREEV; this is translated from the coding sequence ATGCTAACAGGCGACGAGTACGAGAGTGTCTACGAGTCGTACGACTGGGACGCGATACTCGACTCGTACGATTGGGACGCACCGGCGGAACTGAACATGGCACACGAGGCGTGTGACCGTCACGCCGGGTCCGGGAACGTCGGCTTCGCGTGGGTTTCGAAAGATGGAGCGCTCTCGGAGTACACGTTCGCAGAACTACGGGACGCATCGAACCGCGTCGCGAACGCGCTGACGGAACTCGGGGTCGAAAAGGGCGATCGAGTCACGACGTTGCTCCCGAAAATACCCGAAACGATCGTCACCGTTCTCGGCGTCTGGAAAACGGGCGCGATTCACGTTCCCCTGTTTACCGCGTTCGAGAAGCAAGCCCTGGAGTTCCGAATCAACGATTGCGAACCGGACCTGCTGTTGTACCACACCGATCACGACGAGACGGTCGCCGAACTGGATATCGATGTCGGTCCCGAGTTCATCGCAGTCGGTGACGAGGAAGGTGACGCAAGCGACTACTCGTACGACGAACTCGTCGACCGTCAATCGTCCGAGTTCGACGTCGTTCGAACCAGTATGGACGATCCGTCTACGATGCAGTACACCTCCGGGACAACGGGGCCGCCGAAGGGTGTCGTCATGTCTCACAAGGTGTTGCCGATTCTGTACCCGCACACGACGTACGCGATGGACGTCACCGAGGACGACGTCGTGTGGGGCGCTGCAGACCCAAGCTGGTCCTACGGACTCTTCACCGCAGGATTCTCTCCCATGGCGCTCGGTGCGACCCGCGTCCTCCACTCGGGACAGTTCGATGCGGAGCGATGGGTCGAAATCCTCGACGAACACGATATCACCGTTATGGGCGCAGCACCGAGTGCCTACCGCGGGATCATCGCGGCTGGAGCGGATCTCCTCGAGGGGCACTCTTTCGAGAGCTTACGCGTCCTGAGCAGCGCCGGCGAGGCGCTGAACCCGGAAGTGAACAACTGGTTCGAGGACAACTTCGGTCTCAAAGTCCACGACACGTACGGACTCACCGAAGCGGGGATGATCGTCAACAACTACGCCGGACTCGACATGGACGTCAAAATCGGGTCGATGGGTCGACCCTGTCCCGGCTACGAGGTCGAACTCCTCGACCCGGAAACCAGGGAGCCGGTCGGCACCGACGAACTCGGTGAGGTCGCGGTCAAACCCAGGAAGTGGGTCCTCATGGAGGAGTACTGGGGGATGCCCGAGAAAACCGAAGACGCATTTCACGACGGTTGGCTGCTCACCGACGACCTGGCGCGGAAAGACGACGACGGGTACTTCTGGTACGAGGGACGAAGCGACGACGTCATCATCTCGTCGGGCTACCGCATCGGGCCGTTCGAGGTCGAGAGCAGCCTCATGGAGCATCCAATCGTCGCCGAAGCCGCCGTCATCGGTGTCCCTGACGAGCAGCGCGGCCAGCTCGTCAAAGCGTTCGTGGTCCCAGTCGAGACGCCAGACGATGCCGAGTCGACGCTCGAGGACCTCCAGTCACACGTCAAGGAGCGCCTAGCGAGGCACGCCTACCCCCGGGAAATCGAATTCATCGACGAACTCCCCACAACCGCGACGGGGAAGGTTCAACGGTACAAACTCGAGGAACGCGAAGAGGTGTGA
- a CDS encoding long-chain fatty acid--CoA ligase yields MTELTLRPFFWRPTNLFPEKRIASRTHDGITDYTYHEFGTRVRSLVGALLEREFGPGDRIGTFGWNHHRHLETYFAAPLSGAQLHTINVMLGDDDIVHIIEDADDDVLFVDPGEPLETIERLWDDLPVETVVVMADSVPETDVDAIAYEELLQKADPIADNEFPHLEEDYPAGMCYTSGTTGRPKGVEYTQKMIYAHAMMVMTPAGLHIDETDVVMPVVPMFHVNSWEFPYAATMAGATQVYPGPSPEPADLLELIEREDVTMTAGVPTVWINLLEHVDEHGGDLSSLERIVVGGSAAPEGVMRRYDEEFDVTMEHAWGMTETMSIGSVSRPKSTMEQWDSGRKYDKRKKQGLLSPGLEMRVVDDDGNEVDWDGRSVGELWVRGPTVITEYYNRPDANEEDFHGNWLKTGDIVCVDDDGYIEIIDRTKDVIKSGGEWISSIELENALIAHPDVVEAAVIGVPHEKWQERPFACVVTAADANPSETELLEFLDDELEQPKWWYPDEIAEVQSIPKTATGKFDKKILRDQIDSKYQQ; encoded by the coding sequence ATGACTGAGCTGACGCTTCGACCGTTCTTCTGGCGACCGACGAATCTCTTTCCCGAGAAGCGCATCGCCTCTCGAACGCACGACGGGATCACCGACTACACGTACCACGAGTTCGGCACCCGCGTCCGGTCGCTCGTTGGTGCACTGCTGGAGCGCGAGTTCGGGCCGGGAGATCGGATCGGGACGTTCGGCTGGAACCACCACCGTCACCTCGAGACGTACTTCGCTGCGCCGCTATCGGGTGCACAACTGCATACGATCAACGTGATGCTCGGCGACGACGATATCGTTCACATTATCGAGGACGCCGACGACGACGTTCTGTTCGTTGACCCCGGCGAACCGCTCGAAACGATCGAACGGCTGTGGGACGACCTCCCGGTCGAGACGGTCGTTGTCATGGCCGATTCGGTACCCGAAACGGACGTCGACGCGATCGCGTACGAAGAGTTGCTTCAGAAAGCGGACCCGATCGCCGACAACGAATTCCCTCACCTCGAGGAGGACTACCCCGCCGGAATGTGTTACACGTCGGGAACGACCGGTCGGCCGAAAGGTGTCGAGTACACCCAGAAGATGATCTACGCCCACGCCATGATGGTGATGACACCGGCTGGGCTACACATCGACGAAACCGACGTCGTCATGCCCGTCGTCCCGATGTTTCACGTCAATTCCTGGGAGTTCCCGTACGCCGCGACGATGGCCGGTGCCACGCAGGTCTATCCCGGCCCGTCACCCGAACCAGCAGATCTTCTCGAACTGATCGAGCGAGAGGACGTCACGATGACCGCGGGCGTTCCGACCGTCTGGATCAACTTGCTCGAGCACGTCGACGAACACGGCGGAGACCTCTCGAGTCTCGAACGGATCGTCGTCGGCGGAAGTGCGGCCCCCGAGGGAGTCATGCGCCGGTACGACGAGGAGTTCGACGTCACGATGGAACACGCGTGGGGAATGACGGAGACGATGAGTATCGGCTCGGTCTCACGACCGAAATCCACCATGGAGCAGTGGGATTCCGGTCGAAAATACGACAAGCGAAAGAAGCAGGGGCTCCTCTCACCCGGCCTCGAGATGCGCGTCGTCGACGACGACGGCAACGAGGTCGACTGGGACGGACGATCCGTCGGCGAGTTGTGGGTCCGCGGCCCGACCGTCATCACCGAATACTACAACCGTCCTGACGCCAACGAGGAAGACTTTCACGGTAATTGGCTCAAGACTGGTGACATCGTCTGCGTCGACGACGACGGCTATATCGAGATCATCGATCGAACGAAAGACGTCATCAAAAGCGGTGGCGAGTGGATTTCGTCGATTGAACTCGAGAACGCATTGATAGCCCACCCGGACGTCGTCGAAGCAGCCGTCATCGGCGTTCCTCACGAGAAGTGGCAGGAACGGCCATTCGCTTGCGTCGTGACCGCAGCGGACGCCAACCCGTCCGAAACGGAACTGTTGGAGTTCCTCGACGACGAGCTCGAGCAACCGAAGTGGTGGTACCCGGACGAGATAGCGGAAGTCCAGTCCATCCCGAAGACGGCGACAGGAAAGTTCGACAAGAAAATACTTCGCGATCAAATCGACAGTAAATACCAACAATGA
- a CDS encoding SDR family NAD(P)-dependent oxidoreductase: MNEQFDLTGRVALVTGGGRGIGRAIAIGLANAGAAVVPSARSTDEIERVADEIESAGGDSLAVSADVTDPDAVANIIERTKDEFGGIDIVVNNAGFNPDDALGRPEVVSTDSLDRVLDVNLNGAYEVTQAAADELFESDGGTVINVASVGGLVGLPRQHPYVASKHGLVGLTKSMSLDWAPDVRVNAIAPGYVSTELTEELESNEQLRQSVIDRTPLDRFAEPEEIAGPVVFLASDAASFVTGTVLAADGGWTTR, translated from the coding sequence ATGAACGAACAATTCGACCTCACTGGGCGAGTCGCACTGGTAACCGGCGGTGGGCGCGGTATCGGACGGGCCATCGCAATCGGTCTCGCAAACGCTGGCGCGGCGGTCGTTCCCTCGGCCCGGTCGACCGACGAAATCGAGCGAGTCGCAGATGAAATTGAATCCGCTGGCGGCGATTCTCTCGCAGTCTCAGCTGACGTCACCGACCCCGACGCCGTTGCGAACATCATCGAACGCACGAAAGACGAATTCGGCGGAATCGATATCGTCGTCAACAATGCGGGGTTCAATCCCGACGACGCGCTCGGTCGCCCGGAAGTCGTCTCCACCGACAGTCTCGACCGCGTCCTCGACGTGAACTTGAACGGCGCGTACGAAGTCACACAGGCAGCCGCCGACGAACTGTTCGAATCCGACGGTGGCACGGTGATCAACGTCGCAAGTGTCGGTGGATTAGTCGGCCTTCCCCGGCAACACCCCTACGTCGCCTCCAAGCACGGCCTCGTCGGTCTCACAAAGAGCATGTCCCTCGACTGGGCGCCGGACGTCCGCGTGAACGCAATCGCCCCCGGGTACGTCTCGACGGAACTCACCGAGGAACTCGAGTCAAACGAGCAACTTCGACAATCGGTAATCGACCGGACACCGCTCGATCGATTCGCCGAACCGGAAGAGATCGCGGGTCCAGTCGTGTTCCTCGCGAGCGACGCTGCAAGCTTCGTCACCGGAACTGTACTCGCAGCCGACGGCGGCTGGACCACGCGGTGA
- a CDS encoding NAD(P)/FAD-dependent oxidoreductase, producing MVYDYDLLVIGSGPAGLAAGIEAGHHGVEAVLFERESVGGELVNRHTLENLPGRSESTGPELRSTLVDQLRDVGGQVQLAAVDDIRQLDGEAANDDGTPDRADDGERVGFEIDTTAGTYSTRTVIVATGGRPIRLDVPDANAYRGRGIFNCAMCDGPLYAGERIAVSGGDKWALTDALYLTEHAERVVIIEEGPKLSAGETLRERVDDHPDIEVRTDTEIRGVSGDDVLERLELFDRTQGTESVETVGGLYVQHGVEPEASFLPEWIPRTDCGAVVVDPSLETAVPGLFAAGDVRQSSPQSITTALGDGVTAVRSASVYLDE from the coding sequence ATGGTGTACGATTACGACCTCCTCGTGATTGGCTCGGGGCCGGCAGGGTTAGCCGCTGGCATCGAAGCGGGCCACCACGGGGTAGAGGCGGTTCTATTCGAGCGGGAGTCCGTCGGCGGTGAACTCGTCAACCGCCACACTCTCGAGAACCTTCCCGGTCGCTCCGAATCCACGGGTCCCGAACTCCGCTCGACGCTGGTCGACCAACTCCGTGATGTCGGCGGCCAGGTCCAGCTTGCGGCCGTCGACGACATCCGTCAGTTGGACGGTGAGGCGGCAAACGACGACGGCACTCCGGATCGTGCCGATGACGGAGAACGCGTCGGCTTCGAGATCGATACGACAGCGGGTACCTACAGCACCCGGACCGTCATCGTCGCCACCGGCGGTCGGCCGATCCGGCTAGACGTCCCCGACGCAAATGCGTACCGCGGTCGCGGTATCTTCAACTGTGCCATGTGCGACGGACCGCTGTACGCCGGCGAACGTATCGCCGTCTCCGGTGGGGACAAATGGGCGCTGACCGACGCGCTCTATTTGACCGAGCACGCAGAACGCGTCGTGATCATCGAGGAGGGGCCGAAACTGTCCGCCGGTGAGACGCTTCGCGAGAGGGTCGACGACCATCCGGACATCGAGGTACGGACTGACACCGAGATTAGGGGCGTCAGTGGTGACGACGTCCTCGAGCGGCTCGAACTGTTCGACCGCACCCAGGGAACCGAGTCCGTCGAAACCGTCGGCGGATTGTACGTTCAACACGGCGTCGAACCGGAGGCGTCGTTCCTCCCGGAGTGGATACCGCGGACCGACTGCGGCGCCGTCGTCGTCGATCCGTCGCTCGAGACGGCGGTTCCCGGACTGTTCGCCGCTGGCGACGTTCGGCAGTCCTCGCCGCAGTCGATTACCACTGCTCTCGGCGACGGCGTCACCGCCGTCCGGTCGGCATCGGTGTATCTTGATGAGTGA
- a CDS encoding UGSC family (seleno)protein, producing the protein MADSEEAERKPIAPRLEQIEGTRIGLFDNGKPAAEPLLDVVEERLEEAYPTVTVDRYAVAHLNRIKNEEEMADIEAWADENLDACIGAIGDCGSCTKYLVYGIEAVERSGTPGVGIVDEGFALDWDTNARDFGRDMRYYTLPAISEVVDRDRFREQITADVLDNILEEVTRPPSPEEQATEDAESDKTVVAGGDR; encoded by the coding sequence GTGGCTGACTCCGAAGAGGCAGAGCGAAAACCCATCGCCCCGCGACTCGAGCAGATTGAGGGGACGCGTATCGGGTTGTTCGACAACGGGAAGCCGGCGGCGGAGCCGTTGCTAGACGTCGTCGAGGAGCGCCTCGAGGAAGCGTATCCAACCGTAACGGTCGATCGGTACGCCGTCGCCCATCTCAACCGCATTAAGAACGAAGAGGAGATGGCGGACATCGAGGCGTGGGCCGACGAGAATCTCGACGCCTGCATCGGCGCTATCGGCGACTGTGGTTCCTGTACGAAGTATCTCGTTTACGGCATCGAGGCGGTCGAACGAAGCGGTACGCCGGGCGTCGGCATTGTGGACGAGGGCTTCGCGCTCGACTGGGACACCAACGCTCGCGACTTCGGCCGTGATATGCGCTACTACACGTTGCCGGCGATCTCGGAAGTAGTCGACCGTGATCGCTTCCGCGAGCAGATTACCGCCGATGTCCTCGACAACATTCTCGAAGAAGTGACGCGGCCGCCGTCACCCGAGGAGCAGGCCACCGAGGACGCAGAGTCTGACAAGACGGTCGTCGCTGGGGGGGATCGGTAG
- a CDS encoding type 1 glutamine amidotransferase: protein MILVLDLEVEPDYRYLAPEIARLTPGETEYRVFVDEPILPDLESFDGVVLSGSTASVYDDEHADWIEPAETLVRRCRDETVPLLGVCFGHQLIHQALGGVVERDERRATFVELESTDRDDLALADLDPIVPVLHADFVVDPADALASTARTDYNAHFCSRHADAPIWTVQFHPEFTERVRDEPSDWADGSHSFDDSNATRVLENFAQYCREAT from the coding sequence ATGATACTCGTCCTCGATCTGGAAGTGGAACCCGATTACCGCTATCTCGCTCCAGAGATTGCTCGCCTGACTCCAGGGGAGACGGAGTATCGGGTGTTCGTCGACGAGCCGATCCTTCCAGACCTGGAATCGTTCGACGGCGTCGTTCTGAGCGGCAGTACCGCGAGCGTTTACGACGACGAGCACGCTGATTGGATCGAACCGGCCGAAACCCTCGTCCGCCGCTGTCGCGACGAAACGGTTCCCTTGCTCGGCGTCTGCTTCGGTCACCAGCTGATCCATCAAGCACTCGGCGGCGTCGTCGAACGGGACGAACGCCGCGCCACGTTCGTCGAACTCGAGTCCACCGACAGGGACGACCTCGCACTCGCCGATCTCGATCCCATCGTTCCGGTTCTACACGCCGACTTCGTCGTCGATCCAGCCGACGCACTAGCGTCCACCGCGCGGACCGACTACAACGCGCATTTCTGCAGCCGACACGCGGATGCGCCGATCTGGACCGTCCAGTTCCACCCCGAGTTCACCGAGCGCGTCCGCGATGAACCGAGCGATTGGGCCGACGGCTCCCACTCGTTCGACGACTCGAACGCGACGCGGGTACTCGAGAACTTTGCGCAGTACTGTCGCGAAGCGACATAG
- a CDS encoding glutamine synthetase family protein: MTDASRPAPREHEDDHVERMLDLLSDPDIDHVFAEFSDINGISRTKQLRTDYFLDSWASGFSVNLLLLAQTPRNAVPEGSGVGEEIDYGDGTLRPIPHTARRLPWRDDAARVLCDVVDGDEPVDASPRTALARVLESTPDEFEFTVGSELEFYLLSETEEGYEPVTSHKHECISWATEEVSAYYNDLAAWSDEYGASVTSLMHEHGAGQLEVLFEYGTPMGQADDTFDFKRLVKQTGRCHDLWATFMAKPFGGRAGSGYHLHVGAFRDGENVFEADDADVVANNDDSGSLSQTGRQFVAGIVDHAEALAALGTPTINGFKRYERGSFAPYTASWGYDNRMTGVRIPSGTTRIENRIPSADANPYIVIAATIAAGLDGIERELEPEPPVSGDPAGDWPPLPQSPEFALAALESDDTLTARLGDELIQAFVAAKRAELESFRDTVTDWEREQYVKTL, from the coding sequence ATGACTGACGCGAGTAGACCCGCTCCACGTGAGCACGAGGACGACCACGTCGAACGGATGCTCGACCTGCTTTCGGACCCCGATATCGACCACGTCTTCGCCGAATTTTCCGACATCAACGGCATCTCGCGGACCAAACAGCTGCGCACCGACTACTTCCTCGACTCGTGGGCGTCCGGGTTTTCGGTCAATCTCTTGCTTCTCGCACAGACGCCGCGCAACGCCGTCCCCGAGGGCTCCGGTGTCGGCGAGGAAATCGACTACGGTGACGGGACACTTCGTCCGATCCCGCACACGGCGCGTCGCCTCCCCTGGCGCGACGACGCCGCACGCGTTCTCTGTGATGTCGTCGACGGCGACGAACCCGTCGACGCTTCCCCGCGGACCGCACTCGCGCGGGTACTCGAGTCCACCCCCGACGAGTTCGAGTTCACCGTCGGGAGTGAACTCGAGTTCTACCTGCTCTCCGAAACGGAGGAAGGGTACGAGCCGGTCACCTCCCACAAACACGAGTGCATCTCCTGGGCGACTGAGGAGGTCTCGGCCTACTACAACGATCTGGCCGCTTGGAGCGACGAATACGGCGCCTCGGTGACGTCGCTCATGCACGAACACGGGGCCGGCCAGCTCGAAGTATTGTTCGAGTACGGCACTCCGATGGGACAGGCCGACGACACGTTTGACTTTAAGCGACTCGTCAAGCAAACCGGTCGGTGTCACGATCTCTGGGCGACGTTCATGGCCAAGCCGTTCGGCGGGCGAGCGGGAAGCGGCTATCATCTGCACGTCGGGGCGTTTCGAGACGGTGAGAACGTATTCGAAGCCGACGACGCAGATGTGGTCGCCAATAACGACGATTCGGGCTCCCTCTCACAGACCGGCCGCCAGTTCGTGGCCGGTATCGTCGATCACGCAGAAGCTCTTGCGGCCCTCGGAACCCCTACTATCAACGGCTTCAAGCGCTACGAGCGAGGTTCGTTCGCACCGTACACCGCCTCCTGGGGATATGACAACCGCATGACCGGGGTCCGAATCCCCTCGGGCACGACTCGCATCGAGAACCGAATCCCGAGTGCAGATGCTAACCCCTACATCGTCATCGCGGCCACCATCGCGGCCGGCCTCGACGGAATCGAACGCGAACTCGAGCCCGAGCCCCCTGTTTCCGGCGACCCTGCAGGCGACTGGCCGCCGCTGCCGCAGTCGCCCGAATTCGCACTCGCCGCACTCGAGTCCGACGACACGCTGACAGCCCGCCTCGGCGACGAGTTGATCCAGGCGTTCGTCGCCGCCAAGCGAGCAGAACTCGAGTCATTCCGCGACACCGTGACCGACTGGGAACGAGAACAGTACGTAAAGACTCTATGA
- a CDS encoding pyridoxamine 5'-phosphate oxidase family protein, with product MIRCQGKAIDDEEWICDFLSGQETGVLGLIDEEAPHLVTQLFVCEDDAIYVHGARDGRAYDIVERGDEPPACFTTSEMGRFIPADEPVSFTVEYASVVACGSIDLLTTRAEKREVLESFMDKFAPQLTPGEDYDLMSNESIDRTAVYRLDVEGWSGKRGEKPADEPGAYESPLR from the coding sequence TTGATACGGTGCCAGGGAAAGGCAATTGACGACGAAGAATGGATCTGTGACTTCCTGTCCGGGCAAGAAACCGGCGTTCTTGGGCTGATTGATGAGGAGGCACCTCACCTCGTGACGCAACTGTTCGTCTGCGAGGACGACGCAATTTATGTTCACGGTGCGAGAGACGGTCGCGCCTACGACATCGTCGAGCGTGGCGACGAACCGCCGGCGTGTTTCACGACGAGCGAGATGGGGCGATTCATTCCAGCGGACGAGCCAGTAAGCTTCACCGTCGAATACGCGAGCGTCGTTGCCTGCGGGTCGATTGACCTCCTCACGACGCGTGCTGAAAAGCGGGAGGTACTCGAGTCTTTCATGGACAAGTTCGCCCCACAGCTCACCCCTGGCGAGGACTACGATCTGATGAGTAACGAGTCGATCGACCGGACAGCCGTCTATCGACTCGACGTGGAGGGCTGGAGCGGCAAGCGCGGCGAGAAGCCGGCCGATGAGCCGGGTGCGTACGAGTCGCCGCTTCGGTGA
- a CDS encoding mandelate racemase/muconate lactonizing enzyme family protein has translation MEITDVRAVPLSATIPEEHQFRSDFGARVKNDATLIYVDTDAGITGIGTSLGTPSVVKAIVEDSLRSALVGEDPTYVERLWSKLYNGSRTEPALERGYTQPRYDRRGITFEAISGIDIALWDILGKHLEQPIYKLLGAARDSVQAYGSGGWAPGEEAGPQLQGYVDEHGFDAVKMRVVGEDDFGIEHTVSRVESARETLGDDIDIMVDAHGSLDVTTAIRLANRLEEYDIGWFEEPVTPDDHAALAEVRASTEIPIATGESEFTRFDYRSLLEHDATDILQPDVARAGGFTEIRRVAAMGSARGVQTIPHAWGSAVLLAASIHLAMALPNCHILEVPQAPYMPMLWDFFEEDFEIDDGRVVAPSRPGLGFTVQDDVEERFAFTEGPEYVY, from the coding sequence ATGGAGATAACAGACGTCCGTGCAGTTCCGCTATCGGCAACGATTCCGGAGGAACACCAGTTTCGCAGCGATTTCGGGGCCAGAGTCAAAAACGACGCGACGCTGATCTACGTCGATACCGACGCGGGGATCACCGGCATCGGGACCTCGCTCGGGACGCCCTCGGTCGTGAAAGCGATCGTCGAAGACAGCCTACGCTCGGCGTTGGTCGGTGAAGATCCGACTTACGTCGAGCGACTCTGGTCGAAACTCTACAACGGCTCGAGAACTGAACCTGCTTTGGAGCGGGGCTACACACAGCCCCGGTACGATCGTCGCGGGATCACGTTCGAGGCGATTTCCGGGATCGATATCGCCCTCTGGGATATCTTAGGGAAACACCTCGAGCAACCGATTTACAAGCTGCTCGGTGCCGCTCGCGATTCGGTGCAGGCCTACGGCAGCGGCGGCTGGGCACCAGGCGAGGAGGCCGGGCCTCAGTTACAGGGGTACGTCGACGAACACGGGTTCGACGCGGTCAAGATGCGCGTCGTCGGCGAGGACGACTTCGGGATCGAGCACACGGTCTCGCGGGTTGAGTCCGCCCGAGAGACGCTCGGCGACGATATCGACATCATGGTCGACGCCCACGGCTCGCTGGATGTCACGACGGCAATTCGACTGGCCAACCGACTCGAGGAGTACGACATCGGGTGGTTCGAAGAGCCGGTGACGCCGGACGACCACGCGGCGCTGGCCGAGGTCCGCGCGTCGACGGAGATTCCGATCGCGACGGGCGAGAGCGAGTTCACCCGGTTCGACTATCGGAGTCTCCTCGAGCACGACGCGACCGACATCCTCCAACCGGACGTCGCTCGAGCGGGCGGGTTCACGGAGATCAGGCGGGTCGCCGCGATGGGATCGGCGCGAGGGGTCCAGACGATTCCACACGCCTGGGGCAGCGCCGTGCTCCTTGCGGCCAGCATCCATCTCGCGATGGCCCTACCGAACTGCCACATCCTCGAGGTTCCCCAGGCGCCGTACATGCCGATGCTGTGGGACTTCTTCGAGGAAGATTTCGAGATCGATGACGGACGGGTGGTCGCCCCCTCGAGGCCCGGCCTCGGGTTCACCGTCCAAGACGACGTCGAGGAGCGCTTTGCGTTCACAGAGGGACCGGAGTACGTGTATTAG